TGCTGGAACAGCGCACCATGCTGATCAACCGGGAACAGACCAACGTGCGCCTGACCCGCTTCAACACCCTCACCTCGCTGTACGGGGCAGGGGTGCTCGCCCTCTATGAACTGTTCTCACCCACAGGCCTGAAGCACCTCTACGAGGTGGCCAGACAGCCTGTTTTGACGGAAGCTTAAGCTCCACCTCCAACTCGGGCTGCGCCCTATCCTCCCCCGCCATGCGGGGGAGGATAGCGAGTGTAACGAGCGAGGAGGGGGAAGAGGGACAGAATCAGGTCAGGGCTGGAGCCACCAGCACCTTGAGGCCAGCCTGTTCCAGGGCCACACGCTGCTGGTCCTGCACCCCATCGTCGGTGATCAGGGCGGTGACCTGCCGGACGGTGCCAAAACGGGTCAGGGTGTGGCGGCCCACCTTGCTGTGGTCTGCCAGCACGTAGCAGCGCTCTGCAGCATGGCACACCACCCGTGCGGCAATGGCTTCTGGCTCGTCCCGCATGGAGAAGCCAAATTCAGGGGTGATGCCTGTGCAACCCAGGAAAGCCAGATCCAGCCGGTGTTCCTGCAGGGTTTGCCGCACGTTGTCTCCCACCAGTTCGTAGGAGTACATGTTGAGTTGCCCACCGGCCACCAGCACTTTGGTGTGACCGTGGCTGTACAGCTCCATGGCGACATTGAGGGCATTGGTCACCACGGTGATTTTCTTGCCCCGCAGCCAGCGGGCCAGTTCGGTGCAACTGGACCCACCAGAGAGGCCGATCACCATGCCGGGCTGCACCAGACTGGCGGCCACTGCAGCAATGGCCCTTTTCTCTGCAGCGTGTTTTTTGGCGGAATCCAGAAAGGAAGGCAGGTACTTGACCGGGGTGGCCACACACACCCCGCCCCAGGTGCGTTCCACCAGGCCGCGCGACTCCAGGGTGGCGATGTCCCTGCGCATGGTGGCAATGGACACCTGGACCAGTTGACTGAGTTCTTCCAGTCGGCATTCTCCTTTGCGCGTCACCACATCCAGAATCAGAGCATGCCGTTGTTGGGTGCTGAGTTTGCTCACGAGAACTCCTTACAGGTGGGTTGGAATGGACAGGTCTGGAGCGATCAGACCGGGCAGGGCACGGATCCACAGGGGCCACACAAGACCCAGACCGTTGCGCCATCCAGGTGCTGAAACAGAAGTAACTCCATCATAAGCGAAAAGGGACGATTCGGTCACAGATCCACAAGACTAAAGGTTTTCACTTGTTTGAGTCTCAGGTTGCGAAGTTCCACTTCTGTAAAGATTGTTGCGGTGATTTCTGCCCTGGGACGTAGAATTCCTCTACAGGAGGATGAAATGAACACACCAGAACAACAAATTTTGACTGCAAAGCAACAATTTCAGGACAGCATCAACAGTCGATTCAGGAACACCGGTTTGCAGGTCAACCCCGAAGCCGCAGACTCAGATGGCTTTGTGATGGGCACCGAAGATGGCAGCAGAAGGGTGCGGGCCGTTTTCCATTGCGACCAGGACCAGGTGCAGGTGGACCTGTACCGTCCTCTGGGCGCAGGCTGGGACAATGAACCCTTCGAGCATGGCCTCAGTGATTTTGAACGGGCAGGCTTCCTGATTCATGAAGAGCTGCGGGGCAACGAGCAGAAAATCCAGTAAGCCTTCTATCTCGAACCAGAGAAAACCGGACCTGTGAATCAGGTCCGGTTTTCTTAGCACGGAGGATTTATTCCTGGGATTTGTCCTCGGCTTTTTTGTTGGGCTGGTGCAGGATGTTGTGGGCCAGGTCCTTGCTGGTGGCCCCCAGAATCTGCGCCGTCTGCTTGAGGTTGGGCGGATAATCTTCGGTGATGGGGAGCCTGCCACCCTTGATGCGGTCCCTCAGTTCATCAATGGCCAGTTCTCGCAGCATGGCAGAGACCGTGAGGCCCTGGCGTTCTGCGGTGTGGGCAATCAATTCGTATTCAACTTTTTCCAGTTGCACCACCACATCGGTGGGCTGCTGCAGGGTTTTTTGCTCCTGGGTCTGATTTTGTGAAGGTTGATTCTGTGAAGTGGTCATTGAAAACTCCTTTCGTTTTTGCCAGATGCAATGATGGTCTCAATGCAGCGGTGGTTGATCATGGCGTGTTGATCATCCTGTTGATCATCCTGACTGACATCATATTGCCCGGTTTGTGTTTCTTCTCGTTTGAAATTTCTTGTTCTTTAAACTCCTGTTGTTTAAAATTGATTGCTTTTAAACACAAGACGTTTCTGCAGGATGATCCATTTTAAGTCCCTATATTTTCGCTTCTGTATCGGAAAAAACCATTACAAGCCCCACAATTTTTAAGAAGCATTTCCCACAACTGAAGGGCAATTGAAGATCACTTAAAGGATGGATCAATGCTTTTGGAGGGCCTCCGTCAGCTTCAATCTGCACAATCAGGTCATGAACCTGCTGGTGGCTTTTCTGGTTTCCTTTCTGCTGGGTGTGATGGTGCGTGCCCTGTGGATCATGCTCTTCCCGCTGGACATGACTGCAGCACTGGCAGGCCAGTCCAGCAATGACATCACCGAGGTGACCTTCAGAACCCTGATGTCCCTGCTGTGGTGTGGATTGCTGGTGGCAGGGGCAGGAAGTTTGCTGTTCAGTGCTTACTTGCTGATTCGTCGTTTGTTCAACCGCAAAGCAATTCCTGAAAGGACCTGACCAAAAGCCCATTTCACAAAACAAAAAACCCCCGAGAGATTCTCCGGAACTCGGGGGAAGCTGTAAGGCTTACTGCTACCTTAGCAGAGCTTCCCCTGCCTTTTTGGTATGAATGGCTGGGGTTCAATTGTAACAAAAACCGAAATTTCTGGTTTGCTGGAAAAATGCTGTCCAGCAAACCAGAAGACAATCTTTGAAACCTTAATGAAGGCGAACATGGAGGGTTTGTTCATTTGTGAGAATCGGCTCTCAGTGCGACCTCAGAGCCACTGTCTACAGTAAAAGCAGGCTTGCCCACCACAGGGCATCAAGGCTTTTCAGCAGAGGTGGTCCATGACGCACAACACCAACAACCAACAGGACGACCCGGAAGACAGCCTGAGGGATTTCATCCTGGTCCTCACGGTGGGTGGGGGTGTGGAATCCCTCAGGGTCAGGGACATCGAGAAGGTGGTGACGGGTCCCTCTGCAACCATCAGTTACGTGTATTTGCGCCGGGAACACAGCCGGGTGTTGCAGCTTCTGGTGGTGGTGGAAGATGCCAGAGCCTTCCAGCAAAGGTGTCACAACCTGCTGGCCGCCCTGCAAGCCCACAACACAGACCTGATCAACAAATTTTTTGCCCCTCCCATGGTGGGATGAATTCAAATAAGCATCCAAAAAAATTCCCCCAAAAAAACCTCCGAGGTGTGCACCCTTAAAGACACCTCGGAAGTGGGGGAAAAGCTGACCTCAGTGTAACGCCAGCAGATGAGCTGGAAGTGGTGTTTGCATGTTGGTTCTTTGAGGGTTCCCCCATCGGGCGGTCAGGAAAAATCCTCAGAAACAAAGACACCTTCTGGCTTGCTGCGTTGAGCGGTAGACCAGCAGTTTCAAATCTTCAGGCCAGACGCTCATTTGGCAGATCCTGCGCCAGTTCTGGCAATTCCACCAGACGGTAACCATAGGCATTGATCACCTGGGTGGGTCCATCCTGGTACTGGATTTTCTTGCCCTCATATTCATGGATGTGACCATGCACCATCAGGCGCGGCTGGTGCTGGTGCATGAAGCGGGTGAGGTCAGGGCAGCCCCGGTGCGCAAAATCCGTTCCTGCATGTTCTCCCACAGGAGGAGCATGGGTCAGGAAAACATCAATTTTGCTTTTGCGTTTGAGCTTCATTTGCAGGTCCATCCTCCACAGTCCCACCCTGGCCTGCCAGGGGGTGTAGTGGCCGTGATCGCTTTCACGGTATCTGGGAACGCCGCCCCAGCCTGCAATGGTCAGGCCCGCCACTTCCAGCACCCGGCCATGGATGTTCTCCACGCCTCCGGGAGGCACCAGTTCATGCTGGTCATTCAGGGTGAATTCATCCCGGTGGTTTCCGGGCACGTAGAGCACCGGAACCGGCAAGGTGGAGGCCAGAAATTCCAGATAGTAAGCAGGGAGATCCCCTGCAGCCAGCACCAGATCCACCTCGGGCAGACCCTGGGGGAAACCCTCACGGTACACGAAAGGATGGACGTAATCCGCCAGCAACAACAGACGCTTCATGTTTCTGAAATAGTATAAGCGCTTCCATGGGTGAGAAGGGGTGATGCTGTAAACAAATGCCCTTCAGCTTTCTGCTTTTTCCCACTCCCAGCGGTTGTCCCTCACCTGCTGCCTGACCTGCCCGCTTTCCAGCAGCTCGGTCAGGTGGGCACTGACCACGCCCCGGTTCAGCACCACAGAAGCGGGGGCCTGCATGTGGATGTTGAGCCTCTGGCAGGTTTTCTGCAAAACCTCATCGATGGTGGATGGGGTGTCCAGCCCTTGCAGCACGGCATCGGTGGTGCTCTGGAAGCTTTCCAGGTTGGTGGTGCAGAGGTGCTGCAGGTCCTTGCTGGGGTTGCCGTGCCCGGGCAGGGTGATCTCGATGCCTTCCAGGTGCTGCAAGGTGCGCACGCTGTCTTTCTGGGCTTTTGAGTCCACACAGTAGGTCAGGGGGTGTTTCTGCAACACCTCCTCTCCGAACAGGGCATCTGCAGCAAACAGCACGCTGCCCATGCGCACCGCGTACATTTCATGGGCGTGACCGGGCACCGAGATGAGTTCCAGTGGGACGCCTGCAATCTGGGTGAGTCCAGTCTGGGGAATGGACACGGCAGGACTGGGTTTGCCCATCAGAAACTTGCCTTGCAACTCCTTGATGGGTCTGGCCCCGAACAGGTACAGCGGTTCCAGAATGGGGTGCTGGATGATGGCGGCTTCCAGCGGAGGAGCGAACACCTCGATTTCCGGGTGGCGCTGCAGGATCAGGTGGTTCCCGCCGTAATGGTCTGCATGCGAGTGGGTGTTGAGGATGGCGGCCGGGGTCAGTTCCCAGCTTTGCAGCGCTTTCAGAAGTTTGCGGGCATGGTCGCTGTCCAGTCCGGTGTCAATGATCAGGCACTTGCCATACACATCCTCAATGATGCCGATGTTGACGCCCCCCGGAAAATAGTGGATGCCGGGTTCCAGTGTGATCAGATCAGGCATGGCTGTCCTCCATGAGTTCTCCTGCCGTCATGTGCTGCACCTGCATGTCCTGGTGGTAAGCGTGCAGGGTGCGGGAGGGCAACTCCAGCACCACAAAGCGGTCGCTGTGAAAACCACCAAGGTCGAGAAAGTAGGCGTCGTTGTTCAGCACAATCGGATGGGCAAAAGGGGTGTGCCCATGCACGCTGTCGTAAGCCCCTGCCGGGAGGGGTTGCAGATCGTGCAGGGTGGGGCGGTCCCAGATGTGATGGTCTCCGATCACCATCAGGTCGCCATCCGGGGTGTGTCCCAGACGGGGACGGGCAGCGTGGGCAATCAGGGCATGGTGGTGCATCACGTAGGGCAGGGCATGTTCACGGATCCACTGCAAATCCTCTTCCAGTTCGGTGCCCCGGAAATCCCGGAGCTGCTGCAGACCGTAGCTGCGCAGGGTGGCCAGTCCTCCGTTGGCAATCCACACGTAAAAGACCTCGTTCTGGCCGTCCAGGATGCCCCGGATGGCGAGGTCTTCATGGTTGC
The genomic region above belongs to Deinococcus roseus and contains:
- a CDS encoding DeoR/GlpR family DNA-binding transcription regulator gives rise to the protein MSKLSTQQRHALILDVVTRKGECRLEELSQLVQVSIATMRRDIATLESRGLVERTWGGVCVATPVKYLPSFLDSAKKHAAEKRAIAAVAASLVQPGMVIGLSGGSSCTELARWLRGKKITVVTNALNVAMELYSHGHTKVLVAGGQLNMYSYELVGDNVRQTLQEHRLDLAFLGCTGITPEFGFSMRDEPEAIAARVVCHAAERCYVLADHSKVGRHTLTRFGTVRQVTALITDDGVQDQQRVALEQAGLKVLVAPALT
- a CDS encoding metallophosphoesterase family protein, translating into MKRLLLLADYVHPFVYREGFPQGLPEVDLVLAAGDLPAYYLEFLASTLPVPVLYVPGNHRDEFTLNDQHELVPPGGVENIHGRVLEVAGLTIAGWGGVPRYRESDHGHYTPWQARVGLWRMDLQMKLKRKSKIDVFLTHAPPVGEHAGTDFAHRGCPDLTRFMHQHQPRLMVHGHIHEYEGKKIQYQDGPTQVINAYGYRLVELPELAQDLPNERLA
- a CDS encoding metallophosphoesterase, which gives rise to MHRDKILVVPDLHGNLHHLKWVVETFPAHFYVFLGDLIDRGPESASVVQKVRALVDFDRAELCLGNHEDLAIRGILDGQNEVFYVWIANGGLATLRSYGLQQLRDFRGTELEEDLQWIREHALPYVMHHHALIAHAARPRLGHTPDGDLMVIGDHHIWDRPTLHDLQPLPAGAYDSVHGHTPFAHPIVLNNDAYFLDLGGFHSDRFVVLELPSRTLHAYHQDMQVQHMTAGELMEDSHA
- a CDS encoding MBL fold metallo-hydrolase — encoded protein: MPDLITLEPGIHYFPGGVNIGIIEDVYGKCLIIDTGLDSDHARKLLKALQSWELTPAAILNTHSHADHYGGNHLILQRHPEIEVFAPPLEAAIIQHPILEPLYLFGARPIKELQGKFLMGKPSPAVSIPQTGLTQIAGVPLELISVPGHAHEMYAVRMGSVLFAADALFGEEVLQKHPLTYCVDSKAQKDSVRTLQHLEGIEITLPGHGNPSKDLQHLCTTNLESFQSTTDAVLQGLDTPSTIDEVLQKTCQRLNIHMQAPASVVLNRGVVSAHLTELLESGQVRQQVRDNRWEWEKAES